The proteins below are encoded in one region of Pseudomonas sp. SCB32:
- the rpmG gene encoding 50S ribosomal protein L33 has protein sequence MRELIRLVSSAGTGHFYTTDKNKRTKPEKIEIKKYDPVVRKHVIYKEAKIK, from the coding sequence ATGCGCGAACTGATCCGTTTGGTGTCCAGCGCCGGTACCGGCCACTTCTACACCACCGACAAGAACAAGCGTACCAAGCCTGAGAAAATCGAGATCAAGAAATACGATCCGGTTGTTCGCAAGCACGTGATCTACAAGGAAGCCAAGATCAAGTAA
- a CDS encoding phospholipase D family protein, which yields MLSRLLLLALLLLGGCASAPPPTPSHTLPAQGTALDSLVRERAVAHPGQSGFYLLASSIDAFLARAELIRKAQRSLDIQYYIVHDGLTTRALIRELLHAADRGVRVRVLIDDTSSDGWDYELGTLAAHPNIQIRLFNPLHLGRSTGFTRNMGRLLNLSEQHRRMHNKLWLADDSVAIVGGRNLGDEYFDAKAEMNFSDLDLLGVGPVAQSLGLSFDQYWNSALSRPIDDYLWDKPNTVELDRMRRRLDRYLERAKVKRSGYVARLNRNSNRPHLDNWLDDLVWAPAHAIWDDPLKVLNQDEPRPGQMLSTQLAPLFDGVSHELILVSAYFVPTSAGLDYLTQRADQGVSVRLLTNSLEATDVPAVHAGYAPYRMALLEHGVKLYELRAEPDQHIDGAPWMVRGSSSASLHSKAAVFDRQRVFVGSLNFDPRSVLWNTEVGVIVDSPELAEQVRSLALAGMSPNVSYQVKIDHSGPNPRLAWVNERDGQRHMRHHEPGSLWRRFNAWLAGAIGLEKML from the coding sequence TTGCTTTCACGCCTGTTGCTGCTGGCACTGCTGCTCCTTGGCGGTTGCGCCAGTGCGCCACCGCCCACACCGTCGCACACCCTCCCCGCGCAAGGGACTGCGCTGGACAGTCTCGTCCGCGAGCGCGCCGTCGCGCACCCGGGGCAATCCGGCTTCTACCTGCTGGCCTCCAGCATCGATGCCTTCCTCGCCCGTGCCGAGCTGATCCGCAAGGCCCAGCGCAGCCTCGACATCCAGTACTACATCGTCCACGACGGCCTCACCACCCGCGCGCTGATCCGCGAACTGCTGCACGCCGCCGACCGTGGCGTACGCGTGCGGGTGCTGATCGATGACACCAGCAGCGATGGCTGGGACTACGAACTGGGCACCCTCGCCGCCCACCCGAACATCCAGATCCGCCTGTTCAATCCGCTGCACCTGGGCCGCAGCACCGGCTTCACCCGCAACATGGGGCGCCTGCTCAACCTCTCCGAGCAGCACCGGCGCATGCACAACAAGCTGTGGCTGGCGGACGACAGCGTGGCCATCGTCGGCGGCCGCAACCTCGGTGATGAGTATTTCGACGCCAAGGCCGAGATGAACTTCAGCGACCTCGACCTGCTGGGCGTCGGGCCGGTCGCGCAGTCCCTCGGGTTGAGCTTCGACCAGTACTGGAACAGTGCCCTGAGCCGACCCATCGACGACTACCTGTGGGACAAGCCGAACACGGTCGAACTGGACCGTATGCGGCGCCGGCTCGACCGCTACCTGGAGCGCGCAAAGGTCAAACGCTCGGGCTATGTCGCGCGGCTCAACCGCAACAGTAACCGGCCGCACCTGGACAACTGGCTGGACGACCTGGTGTGGGCGCCGGCCCATGCCATCTGGGACGACCCGCTGAAAGTGCTGAACCAGGACGAGCCCAGGCCCGGACAGATGCTGAGCACCCAGCTCGCGCCGCTGTTTGACGGGGTCTCCCACGAGCTGATCCTGGTCTCGGCGTACTTCGTGCCCACCAGCGCCGGGCTGGACTACCTGACCCAACGGGCCGACCAGGGTGTCAGTGTGCGTCTGCTGACCAATTCGCTGGAAGCCACCGACGTGCCCGCCGTACACGCCGGCTACGCGCCGTACCGCATGGCCCTGCTGGAGCACGGGGTGAAGCTCTACGAGCTGCGCGCCGAACCGGACCAGCACATCGACGGTGCCCCCTGGATGGTACGCGGCTCCAGCAGCGCCAGCCTGCACAGCAAGGCGGCGGTGTTCGACCGCCAGCGGGTGTTCGTCGGCTCGCTGAATTTCGACCCGCGCTCGGTGCTGTGGAACACCGAGGTCGGGGTCATCGTCGACAGCCCCGAGCTGGCCGAGCAGGTGCGCAGCCTGGCGCTGGCCGGCATGTCACCGAACGTCAGCTACCAGGTGAAGATCGACCACAGCGGTCCCAATCCCCGGCTCGCCTGGGTCAACGAGCGCGACGGTCAGCGTCATATGCGGCACCACGAGCCGGGTAGCCTGTGGCGCCGCTTCAACGCCTGGCTCGCTGGCGCCATCGGGTTGGAGAAGATGCTCTAG
- a CDS encoding FAD-binding oxidoreductase gives MNARVHQPVHTDHHAPSYYAASVNRRIEVPPLAGEEKADVCIIGGGFSGLNTAIELAERGLSVVLLEAHRIGWGASGRNGGQLIRGVGHGVEQFEPVIGTDGVRQLKLMGLEAVEIVRRRVAQYDIDCDLTWGYCDLANKPADVEGFQEDFDELKSLGYRHELRMVPKEEMRSIVGSDQYVGGMVDMGSGHLHPLNLALGEAAAAQSLGVRLFENSKVTAIDYGSEVRVRTAGGNVRAKTLVIACNAYQNGLNHYLDGKVLPAGSYVIATEPLSAEQARALLPQNMAVCDQRVALDYYRLSADNRLLFGGACHYSGRDPADIAAYMRPKMLKVFPHLANIRIDYQWGGMIGIGANRLPQIGRLPDQPNVYFAQAYAGHGVNATHLAGKLLAEAIAGQHSKGFELFAKVPHITFPGGRLLRSPLLAMGMAWYRFKEALSS, from the coding sequence ATGAACGCCCGCGTTCACCAGCCGGTGCACACCGACCATCACGCCCCTTCCTATTACGCCGCGAGCGTCAACCGACGCATCGAAGTGCCTCCCCTGGCTGGCGAGGAAAAGGCCGACGTGTGCATCATCGGCGGTGGCTTCTCCGGGCTGAACACCGCCATCGAACTGGCCGAGCGCGGCCTCTCGGTGGTGCTGCTGGAGGCTCACCGGATCGGCTGGGGCGCCAGTGGACGCAACGGCGGGCAACTGATCCGCGGCGTTGGCCATGGCGTCGAGCAGTTCGAGCCGGTGATCGGCACCGACGGTGTGCGCCAGCTCAAGCTGATGGGCCTGGAGGCGGTGGAGATCGTTCGTCGCCGCGTCGCGCAGTACGACATCGATTGCGACCTGACCTGGGGTTACTGCGACCTGGCCAACAAGCCTGCCGACGTCGAAGGCTTCCAGGAAGATTTCGACGAGCTGAAAAGCCTCGGCTACCGCCACGAGCTGCGCATGGTCCCAAAAGAGGAAATGCGCTCCATCGTCGGCTCCGACCAGTACGTCGGCGGCATGGTCGACATGGGCTCGGGCCACCTGCACCCGCTCAACCTCGCCCTGGGCGAAGCGGCCGCGGCGCAGAGCCTGGGCGTGCGCCTGTTCGAGAACTCCAAAGTAACCGCGATCGACTACGGCAGCGAAGTGCGCGTGCGCACCGCCGGTGGCAACGTCCGCGCCAAGACCCTGGTGATCGCCTGCAATGCCTACCAGAACGGCCTGAACCACTACCTCGACGGCAAGGTACTGCCAGCCGGCAGCTACGTGATCGCCACCGAGCCGCTCTCCGCCGAGCAGGCCCGCGCCCTGCTGCCGCAGAATATGGCCGTGTGCGACCAGCGCGTGGCCCTGGACTACTACCGCCTCTCGGCCGACAACCGCCTGCTGTTCGGCGGCGCCTGCCACTACTCCGGCCGTGACCCGGCGGACATCGCCGCCTACATGCGACCGAAGATGCTCAAGGTGTTCCCGCATCTGGCCAACATCCGCATCGACTACCAATGGGGCGGCATGATCGGCATCGGCGCCAACCGCCTGCCGCAGATCGGCCGCCTGCCCGACCAGCCCAACGTGTATTTCGCCCAGGCCTACGCCGGCCACGGGGTGAACGCCACGCACCTGGCCGGCAAGCTGCTCGCCGAAGCCATCGCCGGCCAGCACAGCAAGGGTTTCGAGCTGTTCGCCAAGGTGCCGCACATCACCTTCCCCGGCGGCAGGCTGCTGCGTTCGCCGCTTCTGGCCATGGGCATGGCCTGGTATCGATTCAAAGAGGCGCTTTCCAGCTGA
- a CDS encoding cupin domain-containing protein yields MKVDQIVDFAQATTAPEHYRPAPERIIKGDPAQNVRNHYASPCGQFNVGIWEGEPGHWNVSYTEHEYCEILQGVSVIRDADGGAKTVRVGDRFVIPAGFSGTWEVLEPCRKVYVIFEQKA; encoded by the coding sequence ATGAAAGTCGATCAGATCGTCGATTTCGCCCAGGCCACCACCGCTCCGGAACACTACCGCCCCGCCCCGGAACGCATCATCAAGGGTGACCCGGCGCAGAATGTGCGCAACCACTACGCCAGCCCCTGCGGCCAGTTCAACGTCGGTATCTGGGAAGGCGAGCCGGGCCACTGGAATGTCAGCTACACCGAGCACGAATACTGCGAGATCCTCCAGGGCGTGTCGGTGATCCGCGACGCCGACGGCGGCGCCAAGACCGTGCGCGTGGGCGATCGATTCGTGATCCCGGCCGGCTTCAGTGGCACCTGGGAGGTGCTGGAGCCCTGCCGCAAGGTCTATGTGATCTTCGAGCAGAAGGCCTGA
- a CDS encoding aldehyde dehydrogenase: MGTLTRADWEARAKDLKVEGRAFVNGEYVDAVSGATFDCISPVDGRFLAKVASCDLADAERAVQVARATFESGVWSRLAPAQRKKVMIRFSELLLENAHELALLETLDMGKPISDSLSIDVTSAANSLRWSGEAIDKIYDEVAATPHNELGLVTREPVGVVAAIVPWNFPLLMTCWKLGPALTTGNSVILKPSEKSPLTGIRIAQLAIEAGIPKGVFNVLPGFGHTVGKALALHMDVDTLVFTGSTKIAKQLMIYAGESNMKRVWLEAGGKSPNIVFADAPDLKAAAEAAAGAIAFNQGEVCTAGSRLLVEKSIKAEFVPLVVEAIKAWKPGNPLDPETNVGALVDTTQMNNVLSYIQAGHDDGAKLVAGGKRTLEETGGTYVEPTIFDGVTNAMRIAREEIFGPVLSVIEFTDAEEAVRIANDTPYGLAAAVWTSDLSKAHLTAKALRAGSVWVNQYDGGDMTAPFGGFKQSGNGRDKSLHAFDKYTELKATWIKL, translated from the coding sequence ATGGGTACCCTCACTCGCGCCGATTGGGAAGCTCGCGCCAAGGATCTGAAGGTCGAAGGCCGCGCCTTCGTCAACGGTGAATACGTCGACGCCGTATCCGGCGCCACCTTCGATTGCATCAGCCCCGTGGATGGCCGCTTCCTGGCCAAGGTCGCCAGCTGCGACCTCGCCGATGCCGAGCGTGCCGTGCAGGTCGCCCGTGCCACCTTCGAGTCCGGCGTGTGGTCGCGCCTGGCCCCGGCCCAGCGCAAGAAAGTGATGATCCGCTTCTCCGAACTGCTGCTGGAGAACGCCCACGAGCTGGCCCTGCTGGAAACCCTGGACATGGGTAAGCCGATCAGCGACTCGCTGAGCATCGACGTGACCAGCGCCGCCAACAGCCTGCGCTGGAGCGGTGAAGCGATCGACAAGATCTACGACGAAGTCGCCGCCACTCCCCACAACGAACTGGGCCTGGTCACCCGCGAGCCGGTCGGCGTCGTTGCCGCCATCGTGCCGTGGAACTTCCCCCTGCTGATGACCTGCTGGAAGCTCGGCCCGGCGCTGACCACCGGTAACTCGGTGATCCTCAAGCCCTCCGAGAAGTCCCCGCTGACCGGCATCCGCATCGCCCAACTGGCCATCGAGGCCGGTATCCCGAAAGGCGTGTTCAACGTCCTGCCGGGCTTCGGTCACACCGTGGGCAAGGCCCTGGCCCTGCACATGGACGTCGACACCCTGGTATTCACCGGTTCGACCAAGATTGCCAAGCAACTGATGATCTACGCCGGCGAATCCAACATGAAGCGCGTCTGGCTGGAAGCCGGCGGCAAGAGCCCGAACATCGTCTTCGCTGACGCGCCGGACCTGAAAGCCGCTGCCGAAGCCGCTGCAGGCGCCATCGCCTTCAACCAGGGCGAAGTCTGCACCGCCGGTTCGCGCCTGCTGGTGGAGAAGTCGATCAAGGCCGAGTTCGTGCCGCTGGTGGTCGAAGCCATCAAGGCCTGGAAGCCGGGCAACCCGCTGGACCCGGAAACCAACGTCGGTGCGCTGGTCGACACCACCCAGATGAACAACGTGCTGAGCTACATCCAGGCTGGCCACGACGACGGCGCCAAGCTGGTGGCCGGCGGCAAGCGCACCCTGGAAGAGACCGGTGGCACCTACGTCGAGCCGACCATCTTCGACGGCGTGACCAACGCCATGCGCATCGCCCGTGAAGAGATCTTCGGCCCAGTGCTGTCGGTCATCGAGTTCACCGATGCCGAGGAAGCCGTACGCATCGCCAACGACACCCCGTACGGCCTGGCCGCTGCGGTGTGGACCAGCGACCTGTCCAAGGCCCACCTGACCGCCAAGGCGCTGCGCGCCGGCAGCGTGTGGGTGAACCAGTACGACGGTGGCGACATGACCGCTCCGTTCGGTGGCTTCAAGCAGTCCGGTAACGGCCGCGACAAGTCGCTGCACGCGTTCGACAAGTACACTGAGCTTAAGGCCACCTGGATCAAGCTGTAA
- a CDS encoding ABC transporter substrate-binding protein, giving the protein MRLALLALLLSPALASAASLSVCTEASPEGFDVVQYNSLTTTNASADVLMNRLVDFDASRGELVPSLAERWTVSADGLTYDFQLRDTVKFHHTDYFKPSRALDADDVVFSFQRMLDPAQPWHKVAQSGFPHAQSMQLPSLVKAVEKVDAHHVRFTLNHPDATFLPMLSMGFASIYSAEYADQLMKAGTPEKLNAQPIGTGPFVFKRFQKDAVVRYAANAEYFGGKPAVENLVFAITPDAAVRIQKLKQGECQIALSPKPVDVEAAAKNADLRIEQTPAFMTAFVGINSQHAPLDNPKVRQAINLAFDKRSYLQAVFAGSATEADGVYPPNTWSYAKDIPGYPHDLDKARALLAEAGLKDGFKTTIWTRPSGSLLNPNPSTGAQLLQSDLAKVGIQAEIRVIEWGELIRRAKAGEHDLLFMGWAGDNGDPDNFLTPQFSCASVKSGLNFARYCDEKLDGLISQGKAVADQAKRSELYHQAQQIIHDQALWLPLAHPTASAITRKDVKGYVVSPFGRQDYSKITF; this is encoded by the coding sequence ATGCGTCTCGCCCTTCTCGCCCTCCTTCTTTCCCCTGCCCTCGCCAGCGCCGCCTCGCTGAGCGTGTGCACCGAAGCCAGCCCCGAAGGCTTCGACGTGGTCCAGTACAACTCGCTGACCACCACCAACGCCTCGGCCGATGTGCTGATGAACCGCCTGGTGGACTTCGACGCCAGCCGTGGCGAACTGGTCCCGAGCCTCGCCGAGCGCTGGACGGTCTCTGCCGACGGCCTGACCTACGACTTCCAGCTGCGCGATACGGTGAAGTTCCACCACACCGACTACTTCAAGCCCAGCCGCGCACTCGACGCCGACGACGTGGTGTTCAGCTTCCAGCGCATGCTCGACCCCGCGCAGCCCTGGCACAAGGTGGCGCAGAGCGGCTTCCCCCACGCCCAGTCGATGCAGCTGCCAAGCCTGGTCAAAGCCGTGGAGAAGGTCGACGCCCACCATGTGCGCTTCACCCTGAACCACCCGGACGCCACCTTCCTGCCGATGCTGAGCATGGGCTTCGCCTCTATTTACTCCGCCGAGTACGCCGACCAGCTGATGAAGGCCGGCACCCCGGAGAAGCTCAACGCCCAGCCGATCGGCACCGGCCCCTTCGTCTTCAAGCGCTTCCAGAAGGACGCCGTGGTGCGCTACGCCGCCAACGCCGAGTACTTCGGCGGCAAGCCGGCTGTGGAGAACCTGGTGTTCGCCATCACCCCGGACGCCGCCGTGCGCATCCAGAAGCTCAAGCAGGGCGAATGCCAGATCGCCCTGTCGCCCAAGCCGGTGGACGTGGAAGCCGCCGCGAAGAATGCCGACCTTAGGATCGAGCAGACCCCGGCCTTCATGACCGCTTTCGTCGGCATCAACAGCCAGCACGCACCGCTGGACAACCCCAAGGTGCGCCAGGCGATCAACCTCGCCTTCGACAAGCGCAGCTACCTGCAGGCGGTCTTCGCCGGCAGCGCGACCGAAGCCGACGGCGTCTACCCGCCGAACACCTGGAGCTATGCCAAAGACATCCCCGGCTATCCGCACGACCTGGACAAGGCCCGCGCGCTGCTGGCCGAGGCCGGGCTGAAGGACGGCTTCAAGACCACCATCTGGACCCGCCCGTCCGGCAGCCTGCTCAACCCCAACCCCAGCACCGGTGCGCAGCTGCTGCAGTCGGACCTGGCCAAGGTCGGCATCCAGGCGGAAATCCGCGTGATCGAATGGGGCGAGCTGATCCGCCGCGCCAAGGCCGGCGAGCATGACCTGCTGTTCATGGGCTGGGCCGGCGACAACGGCGACCCGGACAACTTCCTCACCCCGCAATTCTCCTGCGCCAGCGTCAAGTCCGGGCTCAACTTCGCCCGCTACTGCGACGAGAAGCTCGACGGCCTGATCAGCCAGGGCAAGGCGGTAGCCGACCAGGCCAAACGCAGCGAGCTGTACCACCAGGCGCAGCAGATCATTCACGACCAGGCGCTGTGGCTGCCGCTGGCCCACCCGACGGCTTCGGCGATCACCCGCAAGGACGTGAAGGGCTATGTGGTGAGCCCGTTCGGCCGCCAGGACTATTCCAAAATCACCTTCTGA
- the coaBC gene encoding bifunctional phosphopantothenoylcysteine decarboxylase/phosphopantothenate--cysteine ligase CoaBC, which produces MQRLYRKRIVLGVGGGIAAYKSAELVRRLRDQGAEVRVVMTQGGREFITPLTLQALSGHPVHLDLLDPAAEAAMGHIELARWADLVLIAPATADLMARLAQGIANDLLTTLVLATDAQIALAPAMNQAMWRDPATQVNAELLRSRGLHLFGPAAGSQACGDVGPGRMLEAEELAQLAADCFEFKDLTGQHVLITAGPTQENIDPVRYITNHSSGKMGFALAEAAAEAGARVTLVTGPVHLPTPDRVNRVDVVSARDMLAACEAAMPADILIAAAAVADYRPEVVASQKLKKDPTKGDGLLLQLVRNPDILATLAQRSDRPFSVGFAAETENLLEYASRKLKDKNLDLIVANDVANPSIGFNSEENAITVIDRELHETAFAQTSKGKIARQLIAFIADRTRQH; this is translated from the coding sequence ATGCAGCGGCTCTATCGTAAACGCATCGTCCTGGGCGTCGGCGGCGGTATCGCAGCCTACAAGAGCGCCGAACTGGTTCGCCGCCTGCGCGACCAGGGTGCCGAGGTGCGTGTCGTGATGACCCAGGGCGGCCGCGAGTTCATCACCCCGCTCACTCTTCAGGCGCTGTCCGGCCATCCGGTGCACCTGGACCTGCTCGACCCCGCCGCCGAAGCGGCCATGGGCCACATCGAGCTGGCCCGCTGGGCCGACCTGGTGCTAATCGCCCCGGCCACCGCCGACCTGATGGCACGCCTGGCCCAAGGCATCGCCAACGACCTGCTGACCACCCTGGTGCTCGCCACCGATGCGCAGATCGCCCTCGCCCCGGCCATGAACCAGGCCATGTGGCGCGACCCGGCCACCCAGGTCAACGCCGAACTGCTGCGCTCGCGCGGCCTGCACCTGTTCGGCCCCGCCGCCGGCAGCCAGGCCTGCGGCGATGTCGGCCCCGGCCGCATGCTGGAAGCCGAGGAGCTGGCGCAACTGGCCGCAGACTGCTTCGAATTCAAGGACCTGACCGGCCAGCACGTGCTGATCACCGCCGGGCCCACCCAGGAAAATATCGACCCGGTGCGCTACATCACCAACCACAGCTCCGGCAAGATGGGCTTCGCCCTGGCCGAAGCCGCGGCCGAGGCCGGCGCGCGCGTCACCCTGGTGACCGGCCCGGTGCACCTGCCGACCCCGGACCGGGTCAACCGCGTCGACGTGGTCAGCGCCCGCGACATGCTCGCCGCCTGCGAAGCCGCGATGCCAGCGGATATCCTGATCGCCGCCGCTGCCGTGGCCGACTACCGCCCGGAAGTGGTCGCCTCGCAGAAGCTCAAGAAAGACCCCACCAAGGGCGACGGACTGCTGTTGCAGCTGGTGCGCAACCCGGACATCCTCGCCACCCTCGCGCAGCGCAGCGACCGCCCCTTCAGCGTCGGCTTCGCCGCCGAGACCGAGAACCTGCTCGAGTACGCCTCGCGCAAGCTCAAGGACAAGAATCTCGACCTGATCGTGGCCAATGACGTGGCGAACCCGTCGATCGGCTTCAACAGTGAAGAGAACGCCATCACGGTCATCGACCGCGAGCTGCACGAAACTGCGTTCGCCCAGACCAGCAAGGGCAAGATCGCCCGCCAGCTGATCGCCTTCATCGCTGACCGCACCAGACAACACTGA
- the rpmB gene encoding 50S ribosomal protein L28 produces MSRVCQVTGKGPVTGNNISHAHNKTRRRFLPNLQHHRFWVESEKRFVRLRVSAKGMRIIDKRGIEAVLNDLRTRGEKF; encoded by the coding sequence ATGTCGAGAGTTTGCCAAGTGACCGGTAAGGGTCCGGTTACCGGGAACAACATTTCCCACGCACACAACAAAACCCGTCGCCGTTTCCTGCCGAACCTGCAGCACCACCGTTTCTGGGTTGAATCCGAGAAGCGCTTCGTGCGTCTGCGCGTTTCCGCCAAAGGCATGCGTATCATCGACAAGCGTGGTATCGAGGCCGTTCTGAACGACCTGCGCACCCGCGGCGAAAAATTCTAA
- a CDS encoding MFS transporter has protein sequence MRWGAYSAVCLSVISIGLALGLTMPLVSLRLESWGYGSFAIGVMAATPAAGVLLGAMLAGRLAARVGTPRLMRLCLISGAFSVGLLALLQSYPVWLLLRLLIGVQLTVVFILGESWINQLAIEKWRGRLVALYGTGYALSQLSGPVLLTFIGTADDRGFWFSVGLLVIGSLLLLGRGGAPKVDPDSASGRGLFDFCAQLPAIAWAVVLFAGFEAMILTLLPVYGVQQGFTQAVALAMVSTVVIGDALLQLPIGWLADRISRQTLFKGCGSVLLASSLGIPLLLDGPAIWPVLVLFGASAGGLFTLSLILIGERYRDDALVRANAHIAQLWGIGCLIGPLATGAASQWISGHALPMVMALGAAGFVVLVSYRGLPPAMQDTDAELPQERS, from the coding sequence ATGCGTTGGGGTGCTTATTCTGCCGTCTGCCTGTCGGTCATCAGCATCGGCCTGGCCCTCGGCCTGACCATGCCGCTGGTGTCGCTACGCCTCGAGTCCTGGGGGTACGGCAGCTTCGCCATCGGCGTGATGGCGGCGACGCCCGCGGCGGGCGTGCTGCTGGGCGCGATGCTGGCCGGCCGGCTCGCGGCGCGCGTAGGAACGCCACGTCTGATGCGGTTGTGCCTGATCTCGGGGGCCTTCTCGGTCGGCCTGCTGGCGCTGCTGCAGAGTTACCCGGTGTGGTTGCTGTTGCGCCTGCTGATCGGCGTGCAGCTGACCGTGGTGTTCATCCTCGGTGAAAGTTGGATCAACCAACTGGCCATCGAGAAATGGCGCGGCCGCCTGGTCGCCCTGTATGGCACCGGCTATGCGCTGAGCCAGTTGTCCGGCCCGGTGCTGCTGACCTTCATCGGCACCGCCGACGACCGTGGTTTCTGGTTCAGCGTGGGCCTGCTGGTCATCGGCTCGCTGCTCCTGCTTGGCCGTGGTGGCGCGCCCAAGGTCGATCCGGACAGCGCGTCCGGGCGCGGGCTGTTCGACTTCTGCGCCCAGCTGCCGGCGATCGCCTGGGCAGTGGTGCTGTTCGCCGGCTTCGAGGCGATGATCCTCACCCTGCTGCCGGTCTACGGCGTGCAGCAGGGCTTCACCCAGGCGGTGGCGCTGGCAATGGTCAGCACGGTAGTCATCGGCGATGCGCTGCTGCAGTTGCCGATCGGCTGGCTGGCCGACCGCATCTCCCGGCAGACGCTGTTCAAGGGTTGCGGCTCGGTGCTGCTGGCAAGCAGCCTGGGCATTCCGCTGCTGCTCGACGGTCCGGCGATCTGGCCGGTGCTGGTGCTGTTCGGCGCCAGCGCGGGTGGACTGTTCACCCTGTCGCTGATCCTCATCGGCGAGCGCTACCGGGACGATGCCCTGGTTCGTGCCAATGCCCACATCGCCCAGCTCTGGGGGATCGGCTGCCTGATCGGCCCACTGGCCACGGGCGCCGCGAGCCAGTGGATCAGCGGCCACGCGCTGCCGATGGTAATGGCGCTGGGCGCGGCGGGCTTCGTCGTGCTGGTCTCCTACCGGGGCCTGCCGCCGGCGATGCAGGACACCGACGCCGAGCTGCCGCAGGAGCGCTCCTAG
- the dadR gene encoding transcriptional regulator DadR — MRTQHQSRRELDKIDRNILRILQEEGRISFTELGERVGLSTTPCTERVRRLEREGIIMGYNARLNPQYLKASLLVFVEISLDYKSGDTFEDFRRSVLKLPHVLECHLVSGHFDYLVKARISEMASYRKLLGDILLKLPHVRESKSYIVMEEVKESLTLPIPD; from the coding sequence ATGAGAACCCAGCATCAAAGCCGCCGCGAACTGGACAAGATCGACCGCAATATCCTGCGCATCCTGCAGGAAGAAGGGCGCATCTCCTTCACCGAACTGGGCGAGCGGGTCGGCCTTTCCACTACGCCCTGCACCGAGCGGGTTCGGCGACTGGAGCGCGAAGGGATCATCATGGGCTACAACGCCCGCCTCAACCCGCAGTACCTCAAGGCCAGTCTGCTGGTGTTCGTCGAGATCAGTCTGGACTACAAGTCCGGCGACACCTTCGAGGACTTTCGCCGCTCAGTGCTCAAGCTGCCCCACGTGCTGGAGTGCCATCTCGTCTCGGGTCACTTCGACTACCTGGTGAAGGCACGTATCTCGGAAATGGCGTCCTACCGCAAGCTGCTGGGCGACATCCTGCTCAAGCTGCCGCACGTGCGCGAATCCAAGAGCTACATCGTCATGGAAGAAGTAAAAGAAAGCCTGACTCTGCCGATTCCGGATTGA
- the radC gene encoding DNA repair protein RadC → MSIRDWPAAERPREKLLERGAASLSDAELLAIFLRTGVVGCSAVDLARRLLGEFGSLRALLEADLDSFCSHLGLGVAKYVQLQAVLEIARRHLAEQLSRDSALESPQAVRDFLKARLRHEPHEVFACLFMDNRHRVLSFEVLFHGSIDSASVYPRQIVKRALAHNAAALILTHNHPSGIAEPSQSDRLLTRRIIDALALIDVRVLDHFIVGDGEPLSMAEYGWL, encoded by the coding sequence GTGAGTATTCGTGATTGGCCCGCGGCGGAGCGCCCGCGGGAGAAACTCCTCGAACGAGGGGCGGCGAGCCTGAGCGACGCCGAACTGTTGGCCATCTTCCTGCGTACCGGCGTGGTCGGTTGCAGTGCCGTCGATCTGGCGCGACGGCTGCTGGGCGAGTTCGGCAGCCTGCGTGCGTTACTGGAAGCCGATCTGGATTCCTTCTGCAGCCACCTGGGGCTGGGCGTCGCCAAGTACGTGCAACTGCAGGCGGTACTGGAGATCGCCCGGCGCCACCTCGCCGAGCAGCTGAGCCGCGACTCAGCGCTGGAAAGCCCGCAGGCGGTGCGCGATTTCCTCAAGGCGCGGCTGCGCCACGAGCCCCACGAGGTGTTCGCCTGCCTGTTCATGGACAACCGACACCGGGTGCTGAGCTTCGAGGTGCTGTTCCACGGCTCCATCGACAGCGCCAGCGTCTATCCTCGGCAGATCGTGAAGCGCGCGCTGGCGCACAATGCCGCGGCGCTGATCCTCACCCACAACCATCCCTCGGGGATCGCCGAGCCGAGCCAGTCCGACCGCCTGCTGACCCGGCGCATCATCGATGCGCTGGCGCTGATCGACGTGCGCGTGCTCGACCACTTCATCGTCGGCGATGGCGAGCCGCTGTCGATGGCCGAGTACGGCTGGCTGTAG